CCAAAGCTCCTCTACGGGGGAAAAAGACGAACAAGAATCCCACGGATCGGGCCAAGGTTGGCACCAAACGCTCGGTTTTGACCGACGGCCGTGGGGTGCCGGTGGGGTCTGAGGTGGCCGGGGCCAACCGACCCGATATGAGACTTGTCGAGACGACCCTAGAGAGCATTCCCGTCGCGCACCCCGAGCCCACGGAGACGAATCCGCAGCACCCGTGTGGGGACAAGGGGTAAGACCGTCCCCTCGGTCCGCGCATTGGTCGCCGCGTGGGGGTACACGGCCCAACATCCCGGTCAAGAAGTCCAAGGGAGCCGAACCCGTCAAGCGAGAGAAAATCCCCGGTTATCGCGCGCGGCGGTGGATGGTCGAGCGGACGCATAGTCGGAACCTCCTTCTCCCAGCGGATACTGATCCGCTGGGAGAAGGAGGCTCCGAACTACAAAGCCTTCCTCCACTTCGCCTGCGCCTGGATCACGTACCAGGTTGCAGGAGTTTTGGGATAGGCTTTTAATATACGTTGTTCGGGATGGCGGGTGGCGCGACCGCGACCGAAGGTCCGCTCAGTTCTTCACGTGCAAAACTTTGCTCGCGGCCAAATAGCCCCGGAAGGGGTTGGTCGAGGGCGAGGCGGGTCAATGCCCCAAAAACGAGTCCAGCTCACCTCGATGACAGCGGATACTTCCGCACGCGCGTACAGTCGCGGCTCACTGTAAACGGTGCGCGCGGCGAGTTCTTAAGTTGTCGTTGTCAAGACGTGCGTCAAGTGGCGCGGTAGTATTACCCCGGCTTACAAGCACGCAACAACGACTCCCGCCGCCGCCGCAACTGCGCGCGCACTTCGGCGTGTTCCTCGGCGAAGTGCGCGCGGCCGCGCACAGGTGCTCGCTGGCGTGGTGGATGTCCAAGATACCGGCCACGCCCGGCAGGTGTTCGGCCAACGGATTCCAGATCCACTTCGCGCCATCCGCCAGAACCGTGACCGAGCTCGTATCGCTCAATCCCAACCGCACCGCCATCTGCCACCAACCTGGCCCCAACTGCTCGCTCGTGCGGATCGCCGCTTGGATCACCTGCGCGTACGGCTTGGGCCGGTCGCGCTGTTGCCATGCTCCACCGACCGGCTTGCCCCGGTTGCGCTTGGCGAAGATCGACAACCGCATCTCGCGCCACCCACGGGTCGTGTGGACCGTCGTCCCGTCGGTCTGGAACTCGACCGCGCCCCCGGCCGCGCGCCGCGCCTCCCGGGCGTGTGGGTCGTCACGTTGCCAATCGCGCGTGGCCCCACCGTGCTCGTGACACGCGGCGCGGATCGTGTTGTCCCAGGCTACAAGCCCACAGACTCCTTGAGGTTGGAACTGGCCCGGTCGAACGACCAACTGGCTCCGGCCAGACACAGCAGGCGCTGGGCACCGGAACTGACGAACCCACCGACCCCGGGGCGCTCGTCGGGTGGGTAGTGGGAACTGTTGCACGCCGGGCGCACCGGATACGCGCGCGGCAGGCGGACAATTTCGGCGGTCGGGACGGATCGTTGGGCGTGCCCTTTGTTGCGGGCGCGTCGTCGGCATTAGGAACAGAGGCGGGTCGCCGCCCCTTTTTTCTAGTCCGGCAAACGTGACCGGATGAGCTTGTTTTCGAGGGCTTTCGGGTCGCCGTCGGGGTCACGCCGGAACCGTCGGCGGGGCTTGTGCTGAATCTTGTGTCAGGGAGGCGGGATGGTTATTCCCCATCCTTCTTCCCTTACGGAGATTGCGGCAATGGATGTAATTCTCAAGGGCCAAGCCGAGAAGTTCGCCAACGAACGGGCCGCGCGGTGACCACACTCGACGACCTCAACGGGCTGATGCGGACCATGATGAAGACCGCCCTGGAACGCATGCTCAACACCGAGATGGACGTCCACCTCCACGGGCGCGGGGCTACGGAACCAAGTCACGCGCCCGCACCGAGCGGCCCGTCGACCGGCGCGCCCTCGACCGCGCCCAAGAACCGTCACAACGGACATTCCAAGAAGACCGTGGGCCGCGATATGGGCGCGTTCACCCTCAAGACCCCGCGCGACCGCAACGGCACGTTCGAGCCCCCGTCGATCGCCCAGGAAGCTTGTGGCGGAGCGAGACCGAGGGCGCAAGGTGCAACGGTGCATCGTGCATCTGGTGCGCGCGGCGCGGAAGTACACGACCGAGACCGACGGCCGTGACGTTGCGGCGGACCTGAAGACGATCGCCCCGTCGGCGCGGTGCTGGAGGCCGAAGAGGCGCTCAAGGCGTTCGGTGCGAAGTGGGACGGGAGTTCGGCCGGGGCACCTCGTGAGGAGTTCGAGATGAAGAAGGTTCTTGGTCCGGCTCTCGTTGCAGCGCTCGCGCTGCCCCTGATGATCGCGCCGCCGGCGAAGGCCGGTGACAGCCCGGCTGCCCAGGTGCAAGCCGTGACTGTCGCACAACCCGTCGCGGTCGCACAGCCCGTCGTTGCTCAGCCGATCGTGCAGCGCCAAGTGATTAAGCAGCAAGTGGTCCAGCAGCGGATCGTCCAACCCCGGACGCGCTCGCTCGCCATTCAGCGGATCCGTGATCCACTGAGCCGCACATCCGACCGGGACACGTGCGCCGTGCAGTTGAGGGGCTGCGGGACGGTCGGCGCGGTGGTCCCGGTCGGGTTCTCTTCTCCGTTCCACATTTCGACTCGCCTTTCACCCCGCGCTACGCGCGGCACGCTCACCCACACTCGGCGGCTGCCCGGGCCGCTTTGCTGAGCTGCTACTTCATGTACGTGTCGATTACGGAACCGCTGGCGTGACCGAGCAGCGCGGCCGCGTGGTGCGGTCGAGTTGGTCCCCGACCACGGTTGCTGTAAGGTGCCGGAGTTGGTTCGGGCTCCAGAACGGCACCAGTTCCCCGGGACCGACCCCGGCGCCTCCGGCGCGCCGCGTTGGTACGTTCGATGGCCCGCTCGACCAGGCGCCCGTACCGCCGGCGGTCATATGTGTCCTGCAGTTTCCCGGAGAACCGGTTCCCGCGCCGGGCCTGGGCGAGTACCCGTCTGGGAGCGAACACCACGTCACCGGGTTTGAGGCCGGCGCCCGCGCCCGTGAGCACGACTTGGGCGCGCGGGCCGAATGCGATGACCCGGGGCTTGCCGGCCCAGTCGGTCTTGTGCGCCTGTGGGGCGTACAGCCACACGAGTACCCCGTCCACCTCGCGGGCCGCCACGGTGCGGCCGGTCCTCGGGAGCGGAACCGGCTCGTCAGGGCGCGTGGACAGTTCCCCGCGACGCATCCGGCAGATGTCCTGGGGCCGCATGCCGCCCAGCGCCTGTACCCGGACCATTGCGGACAGCAGTGGCGGCATCTCGGCCAGCGCGCCCTCCCATCCGGGCGGGGCCGGGAGCACCCGCTTCAGCTCGCGCCCCCGCGCCGGAGCCGCTCGACCGCGAGCAGGCTGCCCGCCACGTCCGCGGGCACCAGGTCCTCGGACAGCGCCCAGCGCCAGCACATCTGTACCGCGCTCACCAAATGGTTGACGTAAGTGCGCGACAGCGGCGCCCCGGTCTTCTTGCACTTCCGGTTCGCGACCAGGTGCTCCCGGAGCCGCTTCAGGTGCGGGCCGCGAAACCCGGACACCGGGAGGTCCGCGAACATTTCGTCGACCGCTTCGAGCGCGGTCCGGATGCGGTTCAGGGTGCCTTCTTGGTGTGCGTAGTACCCGGTGGCGTGGCGGTAGTACGTGACGAGCACCTCGGCGACGGTGCGCTCGGCGGTCGGGTTGGTTCGGGTCGGGCGGGCGAGGGCTTCGGCACGTGGCCCGCGAGTAAT
This region of Gemmata massiliana genomic DNA includes:
- a CDS encoding transposase, with protein sequence MTTLDDLNGLMRTMMKTALERMLNTEMDVHLHGRGATEPSHAPAPSGPSTGAPSTAPKNRHNGHSKKTVGRDMGAFTLKTPRDRNGTFEPPSIAQEACGGARPRAQGATVHRASGARGAEVHDRDRRP